In Ascaphus truei isolate aAscTru1 chromosome 5, aAscTru1.hap1, whole genome shotgun sequence, one genomic interval encodes:
- the TMPO gene encoding thymopoietin isoform X1 codes for MSEFLEDPSVLTKEKLKSELVANNVSLPAGEQRKDVYVQLYLQHLTYRNRGPPDFSSDEEREATPARRGRPGRKATKKTDKPIAEEKDDLDVTELTNNALKDELIKYGLKPGPILENTRKVYEQRLLKLKEQSHIVVSSTPLVADSSTAEDNKQNGNTDSEHYSDNEEESKIDQKLEKREPLKGRPKAQVTLRNRRVEQNETVEDTDDIPELNVKRSSRSPPNAFTPDGEDLSNSPPVKPLHVVFHNNFSHCTLNISENVITEETWTTGSTKSGRLQAVFKESTKVTRRTPRKKVVTEEQVPFDDADISEAASVTETIKSSTNQTLAYAEYEHFESRKVANQVTESFKYADPLPALSDFSDLSRTPKKNLVGEKHLNLLQQAEAGSPHKRVIDVDNIGYTKSSDLLNTALIEFVEKTFTEERRTERDILKEMFPHQASTPTGISASCRRPIKGAAGRPLNPKDFIMEESFSSKYVPKYTSVVELKSEKVKTGRSIPMWIKFLLFVIVAVFSFLVYQAMETNEGNYFSKYLLSTQESQNIKN; via the exons ATGTCGGAGTTTCTGGAAGACCCGTCGGTCCTGACCAAAGAGAAGCTGAAGAGCGAGCTGGTGGCTAACAACGTGAGCCTGCCGGCCGGGGAGCAGCGCAAGGACGTGTATGTGCAGCTCTACCTCCAGCACCTAACCTACAGGAACCGGGGCCCTCCGGACTTCTCCAGCGACGAGGAAAGGGAGGCCACCCCTGCACGCCGGGGCCGCCCAGGACGG AAAGCAACAAAGAAAACGGACAAGCCCATAGCAGAAGAGAAAGATGATCTAGATGTAACAGAGCTCACTAACAATGCTCTCAAAGATGAACTCATTAAATATGGACTGAAACCTGGTCCTATCTTAG aAAATACAAGGAAGGTTTATGAGCAACGACTTCTTAAACTGAAGGAGCAAAGTCACATAGTCGTATCTTCTACACCTCTTGTAGCAGATTCTTCAACAGCTGAAGACAATAAGCAAAATGGAAACACAGATTCTGAGCATTACAGTGATAATGAGGAAG AGTCCAAGATAGACCAGAAACTTGAGAAGAGAGAACCACTAAAGGGCAGGCCAAAGGCTCAAGTAACACTCCGCAACAGAAGAGTTGAGCAAAATGAG acagttGAAGATACAGATGACATACCAGAGCTAAATGTCAAAAGAAGTAGCAGGTCTCCCCCCAATGCATTCACACCTGATGGAGAAGATTTGTCCAACAGTCCTCCTGTAAAACCATTGCATGTTGTATTTCATAACAATTTTTCTCACTGCACATTG AACATTTCTGAAAATGTGATTACTGAGGAAACTTGGACAACTGGATCTACAAAAAGTGGACGTCTGCAGGCTGTTTTTAAAGAGTCTACAAAAGTAACACGAAGAACACCGAGGAAAAAG GTGGTAACTGAAGAGCAAGTGCCTTTTGATGATGCAGATATTTCAGAGGCTGCTTCTGTAACTGAAACTATAAAGTCTTCAACCAACCAAACTCta gCATATGCAGAATATGAGCATTTTGAATCCAGAAAGGTTGCCAATCAGGTGACTGAAAGTTTCAAGTACGCAGATCCATTGCCGGCACTTAGTGACTTCTCAGACTTGTCAAGGACCCCAAAGAAAAATCTAGTCGGTGAAAAA CATTTGAACTTGTTACAGCAAGCCGAAGCAGGTTCTCCTCATAAAAGGGTCATTGATGTTGATAATATTGGTTATACAAAATCCAGTGATCTTCTGAACACCGCCTTGATAGAG TTTGTAGAAAAAACTtttactgaagaaagaagaactGAAAGGGATATCCTTAAGGAAATGTTCCCACACCAAGCTTCAACTCCAACAGGAatcag TGCAAGCTGTCGCAGACCAATTAAAGGAGCTGCTGGGCGACCCTTAAACCCCAAAGATTTCATAATGGAGGAAAGTTTTTCGTCGAAGTATGTCCCCAAGTACACATCAGTCGTTGAATTGAAGTCAGAGAAAGTAAAAACTGGAAGATCCATACCTATGTGGATAAAGTTTCTGCTGTTTGTTATTGTGGCTGTCTTTTCCTTTTTGGTTTATCAAGCTATGGAAACGAATGAAGGGAATTATTTTTCTAAATATCTCCTGAGCACCCAAGAATCGCAGAACATTAAAAACTGA
- the TMPO gene encoding thymopoietin isoform X3, protein MSEFLEDPSVLTKEKLKSELVANNVSLPAGEQRKDVYVQLYLQHLTYRNRGPPDFSSDEEREATPARRGRPGRKATKKTDKPIAEEKDDLDVTELTNNALKDELIKYGLKPGPILENTRKVYEQRLLKLKEQSHIVVSSTPLVADSSTAEDNKQNGNTDSEHYSDNEEESKIDQKLEKREPLKGRPKAQVTLRNRRVEQNETVEDTDDIPELNVKRSSRSPPNAFTPDGEDLSNSPPVKPLHVVFHNNFSHCTLNISENVITEETWTTGSTKSGRLQAVFKESTKVTRRTPRKKVVTEEQVPFDDADISEAASVTETIKSSTNQTLAYAEYEHFESRKVANQVTESFKYADPLPALSDFSDLSRTPKKNLVGEKFVEKTFTEERRTERDILKEMFPHQASTPTGISASCRRPIKGAAGRPLNPKDFIMEESFSSKYVPKYTSVVELKSEKVKTGRSIPMWIKFLLFVIVAVFSFLVYQAMETNEGNYFSKYLLSTQESQNIKN, encoded by the exons ATGTCGGAGTTTCTGGAAGACCCGTCGGTCCTGACCAAAGAGAAGCTGAAGAGCGAGCTGGTGGCTAACAACGTGAGCCTGCCGGCCGGGGAGCAGCGCAAGGACGTGTATGTGCAGCTCTACCTCCAGCACCTAACCTACAGGAACCGGGGCCCTCCGGACTTCTCCAGCGACGAGGAAAGGGAGGCCACCCCTGCACGCCGGGGCCGCCCAGGACGG AAAGCAACAAAGAAAACGGACAAGCCCATAGCAGAAGAGAAAGATGATCTAGATGTAACAGAGCTCACTAACAATGCTCTCAAAGATGAACTCATTAAATATGGACTGAAACCTGGTCCTATCTTAG aAAATACAAGGAAGGTTTATGAGCAACGACTTCTTAAACTGAAGGAGCAAAGTCACATAGTCGTATCTTCTACACCTCTTGTAGCAGATTCTTCAACAGCTGAAGACAATAAGCAAAATGGAAACACAGATTCTGAGCATTACAGTGATAATGAGGAAG AGTCCAAGATAGACCAGAAACTTGAGAAGAGAGAACCACTAAAGGGCAGGCCAAAGGCTCAAGTAACACTCCGCAACAGAAGAGTTGAGCAAAATGAG acagttGAAGATACAGATGACATACCAGAGCTAAATGTCAAAAGAAGTAGCAGGTCTCCCCCCAATGCATTCACACCTGATGGAGAAGATTTGTCCAACAGTCCTCCTGTAAAACCATTGCATGTTGTATTTCATAACAATTTTTCTCACTGCACATTG AACATTTCTGAAAATGTGATTACTGAGGAAACTTGGACAACTGGATCTACAAAAAGTGGACGTCTGCAGGCTGTTTTTAAAGAGTCTACAAAAGTAACACGAAGAACACCGAGGAAAAAG GTGGTAACTGAAGAGCAAGTGCCTTTTGATGATGCAGATATTTCAGAGGCTGCTTCTGTAACTGAAACTATAAAGTCTTCAACCAACCAAACTCta gCATATGCAGAATATGAGCATTTTGAATCCAGAAAGGTTGCCAATCAGGTGACTGAAAGTTTCAAGTACGCAGATCCATTGCCGGCACTTAGTGACTTCTCAGACTTGTCAAGGACCCCAAAGAAAAATCTAGTCGGTGAAAAA TTTGTAGAAAAAACTtttactgaagaaagaagaactGAAAGGGATATCCTTAAGGAAATGTTCCCACACCAAGCTTCAACTCCAACAGGAatcag TGCAAGCTGTCGCAGACCAATTAAAGGAGCTGCTGGGCGACCCTTAAACCCCAAAGATTTCATAATGGAGGAAAGTTTTTCGTCGAAGTATGTCCCCAAGTACACATCAGTCGTTGAATTGAAGTCAGAGAAAGTAAAAACTGGAAGATCCATACCTATGTGGATAAAGTTTCTGCTGTTTGTTATTGTGGCTGTCTTTTCCTTTTTGGTTTATCAAGCTATGGAAACGAATGAAGGGAATTATTTTTCTAAATATCTCCTGAGCACCCAAGAATCGCAGAACATTAAAAACTGA
- the TMPO gene encoding thymopoietin isoform X4 — protein MSEFLEDPSVLTKEKLKSELVANNVSLPAGEQRKDVYVQLYLQHLTYRNRGPPDFSSDEEREATPARRGRPGRKATKKTDKPIAEEKDDLDVTELTNNALKDELIKYGLKPGPILENTRKVYEQRLLKLKEQSHIVVSSTPLVADSSTAEDNKQNGNTDSEHYSDNEEESKIDQKLEKREPLKGRPKAQVTLRNRRVEQNENISENVITEETWTTGSTKSGRLQAVFKESTKVTRRTPRKKVVTEEQVPFDDADISEAASVTETIKSSTNQTLAYAEYEHFESRKVANQVTESFKYADPLPALSDFSDLSRTPKKNLVGEKHLNLLQQAEAGSPHKRVIDVDNIGYTKSSDLLNTALIEFVEKTFTEERRTERDILKEMFPHQASTPTGISASCRRPIKGAAGRPLNPKDFIMEESFSSKYVPKYTSVVELKSEKVKTGRSIPMWIKFLLFVIVAVFSFLVYQAMETNEGNYFSKYLLSTQESQNIKN, from the exons ATGTCGGAGTTTCTGGAAGACCCGTCGGTCCTGACCAAAGAGAAGCTGAAGAGCGAGCTGGTGGCTAACAACGTGAGCCTGCCGGCCGGGGAGCAGCGCAAGGACGTGTATGTGCAGCTCTACCTCCAGCACCTAACCTACAGGAACCGGGGCCCTCCGGACTTCTCCAGCGACGAGGAAAGGGAGGCCACCCCTGCACGCCGGGGCCGCCCAGGACGG AAAGCAACAAAGAAAACGGACAAGCCCATAGCAGAAGAGAAAGATGATCTAGATGTAACAGAGCTCACTAACAATGCTCTCAAAGATGAACTCATTAAATATGGACTGAAACCTGGTCCTATCTTAG aAAATACAAGGAAGGTTTATGAGCAACGACTTCTTAAACTGAAGGAGCAAAGTCACATAGTCGTATCTTCTACACCTCTTGTAGCAGATTCTTCAACAGCTGAAGACAATAAGCAAAATGGAAACACAGATTCTGAGCATTACAGTGATAATGAGGAAG AGTCCAAGATAGACCAGAAACTTGAGAAGAGAGAACCACTAAAGGGCAGGCCAAAGGCTCAAGTAACACTCCGCAACAGAAGAGTTGAGCAAAATGAG AACATTTCTGAAAATGTGATTACTGAGGAAACTTGGACAACTGGATCTACAAAAAGTGGACGTCTGCAGGCTGTTTTTAAAGAGTCTACAAAAGTAACACGAAGAACACCGAGGAAAAAG GTGGTAACTGAAGAGCAAGTGCCTTTTGATGATGCAGATATTTCAGAGGCTGCTTCTGTAACTGAAACTATAAAGTCTTCAACCAACCAAACTCta gCATATGCAGAATATGAGCATTTTGAATCCAGAAAGGTTGCCAATCAGGTGACTGAAAGTTTCAAGTACGCAGATCCATTGCCGGCACTTAGTGACTTCTCAGACTTGTCAAGGACCCCAAAGAAAAATCTAGTCGGTGAAAAA CATTTGAACTTGTTACAGCAAGCCGAAGCAGGTTCTCCTCATAAAAGGGTCATTGATGTTGATAATATTGGTTATACAAAATCCAGTGATCTTCTGAACACCGCCTTGATAGAG TTTGTAGAAAAAACTtttactgaagaaagaagaactGAAAGGGATATCCTTAAGGAAATGTTCCCACACCAAGCTTCAACTCCAACAGGAatcag TGCAAGCTGTCGCAGACCAATTAAAGGAGCTGCTGGGCGACCCTTAAACCCCAAAGATTTCATAATGGAGGAAAGTTTTTCGTCGAAGTATGTCCCCAAGTACACATCAGTCGTTGAATTGAAGTCAGAGAAAGTAAAAACTGGAAGATCCATACCTATGTGGATAAAGTTTCTGCTGTTTGTTATTGTGGCTGTCTTTTCCTTTTTGGTTTATCAAGCTATGGAAACGAATGAAGGGAATTATTTTTCTAAATATCTCCTGAGCACCCAAGAATCGCAGAACATTAAAAACTGA
- the TMPO gene encoding thymopoietin isoform X2 — MSEFLEDPSVLTKEKLKSELVANNVSLPAGEQRKDVYVQLYLQHLTYRNRGPPDFSSDEEREATPARRGRPGRKATKKTDKPIAEEKDDLDVTELTNNALKDELIKYGLKPGPILENTRKVYEQRLLKLKEQSHIVVSSTPLVADSSTAEDNKQNGNTDSEHYSDNEEESKIDQKLEKREPLKGRPKAQVTLRNRRVEQNETVEDTDDIPELNVKRSSRSPPNAFTPDGEDLSNSPPNISENVITEETWTTGSTKSGRLQAVFKESTKVTRRTPRKKVVTEEQVPFDDADISEAASVTETIKSSTNQTLAYAEYEHFESRKVANQVTESFKYADPLPALSDFSDLSRTPKKNLVGEKHLNLLQQAEAGSPHKRVIDVDNIGYTKSSDLLNTALIEFVEKTFTEERRTERDILKEMFPHQASTPTGISASCRRPIKGAAGRPLNPKDFIMEESFSSKYVPKYTSVVELKSEKVKTGRSIPMWIKFLLFVIVAVFSFLVYQAMETNEGNYFSKYLLSTQESQNIKN; from the exons ATGTCGGAGTTTCTGGAAGACCCGTCGGTCCTGACCAAAGAGAAGCTGAAGAGCGAGCTGGTGGCTAACAACGTGAGCCTGCCGGCCGGGGAGCAGCGCAAGGACGTGTATGTGCAGCTCTACCTCCAGCACCTAACCTACAGGAACCGGGGCCCTCCGGACTTCTCCAGCGACGAGGAAAGGGAGGCCACCCCTGCACGCCGGGGCCGCCCAGGACGG AAAGCAACAAAGAAAACGGACAAGCCCATAGCAGAAGAGAAAGATGATCTAGATGTAACAGAGCTCACTAACAATGCTCTCAAAGATGAACTCATTAAATATGGACTGAAACCTGGTCCTATCTTAG aAAATACAAGGAAGGTTTATGAGCAACGACTTCTTAAACTGAAGGAGCAAAGTCACATAGTCGTATCTTCTACACCTCTTGTAGCAGATTCTTCAACAGCTGAAGACAATAAGCAAAATGGAAACACAGATTCTGAGCATTACAGTGATAATGAGGAAG AGTCCAAGATAGACCAGAAACTTGAGAAGAGAGAACCACTAAAGGGCAGGCCAAAGGCTCAAGTAACACTCCGCAACAGAAGAGTTGAGCAAAATGAG acagttGAAGATACAGATGACATACCAGAGCTAAATGTCAAAAGAAGTAGCAGGTCTCCCCCCAATGCATTCACACCTGATGGAGAAGATTTGTCCAACAGTCCTCCT AACATTTCTGAAAATGTGATTACTGAGGAAACTTGGACAACTGGATCTACAAAAAGTGGACGTCTGCAGGCTGTTTTTAAAGAGTCTACAAAAGTAACACGAAGAACACCGAGGAAAAAG GTGGTAACTGAAGAGCAAGTGCCTTTTGATGATGCAGATATTTCAGAGGCTGCTTCTGTAACTGAAACTATAAAGTCTTCAACCAACCAAACTCta gCATATGCAGAATATGAGCATTTTGAATCCAGAAAGGTTGCCAATCAGGTGACTGAAAGTTTCAAGTACGCAGATCCATTGCCGGCACTTAGTGACTTCTCAGACTTGTCAAGGACCCCAAAGAAAAATCTAGTCGGTGAAAAA CATTTGAACTTGTTACAGCAAGCCGAAGCAGGTTCTCCTCATAAAAGGGTCATTGATGTTGATAATATTGGTTATACAAAATCCAGTGATCTTCTGAACACCGCCTTGATAGAG TTTGTAGAAAAAACTtttactgaagaaagaagaactGAAAGGGATATCCTTAAGGAAATGTTCCCACACCAAGCTTCAACTCCAACAGGAatcag TGCAAGCTGTCGCAGACCAATTAAAGGAGCTGCTGGGCGACCCTTAAACCCCAAAGATTTCATAATGGAGGAAAGTTTTTCGTCGAAGTATGTCCCCAAGTACACATCAGTCGTTGAATTGAAGTCAGAGAAAGTAAAAACTGGAAGATCCATACCTATGTGGATAAAGTTTCTGCTGTTTGTTATTGTGGCTGTCTTTTCCTTTTTGGTTTATCAAGCTATGGAAACGAATGAAGGGAATTATTTTTCTAAATATCTCCTGAGCACCCAAGAATCGCAGAACATTAAAAACTGA
- the TMPO gene encoding thymopoietin isoform X6: MSEFLEDPSVLTKEKLKSELVANNVSLPAGEQRKDVYVQLYLQHLTYRNRGPPDFSSDEEREATPARRGRPGRKATKKTDKPIAEEKDDLDVTELTNNALKDELIKYGLKPGPILENTRKVYEQRLLKLKEQSHIVVSSTPLVADSSTAEDNKQNGNTDSEHYSDNEEESKIDQKLEKREPLKGRPKAQVTLRNRRVEQNETVEDTDDIPELNVKRSSRSPPNAFTPDGEDLSNSPPVKPLHVVFHNNFSHCTLNISENVITEETWTTGSTKSGRLQAVFKESTKVTRRTPRKKVVTEEQVPFDDADISEAASVTETIKSSTNQTLAYAEYEHFESRKVANQVTESFKYADPLPALSDFSDLSRTPKKNLVGEKHLNLLQQAEAGSPHKRVIDVDNIGYTKSSDLLNTALIEETKDIIEDSVVASKKTRQLKITQFVTPNKIQVVEKTFTEERRTERDILKEMFPHQASTPTGISASCRRPIKGAAGRPLNPKDFIMEESFSSKYVPKYTSVVELKSEKVKTGRSIPMWIKFLLFVIVAVFSFLVYQAMETNEGNYFSKYLLSTQESQNIKN, encoded by the exons ATGTCGGAGTTTCTGGAAGACCCGTCGGTCCTGACCAAAGAGAAGCTGAAGAGCGAGCTGGTGGCTAACAACGTGAGCCTGCCGGCCGGGGAGCAGCGCAAGGACGTGTATGTGCAGCTCTACCTCCAGCACCTAACCTACAGGAACCGGGGCCCTCCGGACTTCTCCAGCGACGAGGAAAGGGAGGCCACCCCTGCACGCCGGGGCCGCCCAGGACGG AAAGCAACAAAGAAAACGGACAAGCCCATAGCAGAAGAGAAAGATGATCTAGATGTAACAGAGCTCACTAACAATGCTCTCAAAGATGAACTCATTAAATATGGACTGAAACCTGGTCCTATCTTAG aAAATACAAGGAAGGTTTATGAGCAACGACTTCTTAAACTGAAGGAGCAAAGTCACATAGTCGTATCTTCTACACCTCTTGTAGCAGATTCTTCAACAGCTGAAGACAATAAGCAAAATGGAAACACAGATTCTGAGCATTACAGTGATAATGAGGAAG AGTCCAAGATAGACCAGAAACTTGAGAAGAGAGAACCACTAAAGGGCAGGCCAAAGGCTCAAGTAACACTCCGCAACAGAAGAGTTGAGCAAAATGAG acagttGAAGATACAGATGACATACCAGAGCTAAATGTCAAAAGAAGTAGCAGGTCTCCCCCCAATGCATTCACACCTGATGGAGAAGATTTGTCCAACAGTCCTCCTGTAAAACCATTGCATGTTGTATTTCATAACAATTTTTCTCACTGCACATTG AACATTTCTGAAAATGTGATTACTGAGGAAACTTGGACAACTGGATCTACAAAAAGTGGACGTCTGCAGGCTGTTTTTAAAGAGTCTACAAAAGTAACACGAAGAACACCGAGGAAAAAG GTGGTAACTGAAGAGCAAGTGCCTTTTGATGATGCAGATATTTCAGAGGCTGCTTCTGTAACTGAAACTATAAAGTCTTCAACCAACCAAACTCta gCATATGCAGAATATGAGCATTTTGAATCCAGAAAGGTTGCCAATCAGGTGACTGAAAGTTTCAAGTACGCAGATCCATTGCCGGCACTTAGTGACTTCTCAGACTTGTCAAGGACCCCAAAGAAAAATCTAGTCGGTGAAAAA CATTTGAACTTGTTACAGCAAGCCGAAGCAGGTTCTCCTCATAAAAGGGTCATTGATGTTGATAATATTGGTTATACAAAATCCAGTGATCTTCTGAACACCGCCTTGATAGAG GAAACTAAGGACATCATTGAAGACTCTGTGGTGGCATCAAAAAAGACAAGACAATTGAAAATAACACAGTTTGTAACTCCCAATAAAATACAGG TTGTAGAAAAAACTtttactgaagaaagaagaactGAAAGGGATATCCTTAAGGAAATGTTCCCACACCAAGCTTCAACTCCAACAGGAatcag TGCAAGCTGTCGCAGACCAATTAAAGGAGCTGCTGGGCGACCCTTAAACCCCAAAGATTTCATAATGGAGGAAAGTTTTTCGTCGAAGTATGTCCCCAAGTACACATCAGTCGTTGAATTGAAGTCAGAGAAAGTAAAAACTGGAAGATCCATACCTATGTGGATAAAGTTTCTGCTGTTTGTTATTGTGGCTGTCTTTTCCTTTTTGGTTTATCAAGCTATGGAAACGAATGAAGGGAATTATTTTTCTAAATATCTCCTGAGCACCCAAGAATCGCAGAACATTAAAAACTGA
- the TMPO gene encoding thymopoietin isoform X7, with protein sequence MSEFLEDPSVLTKEKLKSELVANNVSLPAGEQRKDVYVQLYLQHLTYRNRGPPDFSSDEEREATPARRGRPGRKATKKTDKPIAEEKDDLDVTELTNNALKDELIKYGLKPGPILENTRKVYEQRLLKLKEQSHIVVSSTPLVADSSTAEDNKQNGNTDSEHYSDNEEESKIDQKLEKREPLKGRPKAQVTLRNRRVEQNENISENVITEETWTTGSTKSGRLQAVFKESTKVTRRTPRKKVVTEEQVPFDDADISEAASVTETIKSSTNQTLAYAEYEHFESRKVANQVTESFKYADPLPALSDFSDLSRTPKKNLVGEKHLNLLQQAEAGSPHKRVIDVDNIGYTKSSDLLNTALIEETKDIIEDSVVASKKTRQLKITQFVTPNKIQVVEKTFTEERRTERDILKEMFPHQASTPTGISASCRRPIKGAAGRPLNPKDFIMEESFSSKYVPKYTSVVELKSEKVKTGRSIPMWIKFLLFVIVAVFSFLVYQAMETNEGNYFSKYLLSTQESQNIKN encoded by the exons ATGTCGGAGTTTCTGGAAGACCCGTCGGTCCTGACCAAAGAGAAGCTGAAGAGCGAGCTGGTGGCTAACAACGTGAGCCTGCCGGCCGGGGAGCAGCGCAAGGACGTGTATGTGCAGCTCTACCTCCAGCACCTAACCTACAGGAACCGGGGCCCTCCGGACTTCTCCAGCGACGAGGAAAGGGAGGCCACCCCTGCACGCCGGGGCCGCCCAGGACGG AAAGCAACAAAGAAAACGGACAAGCCCATAGCAGAAGAGAAAGATGATCTAGATGTAACAGAGCTCACTAACAATGCTCTCAAAGATGAACTCATTAAATATGGACTGAAACCTGGTCCTATCTTAG aAAATACAAGGAAGGTTTATGAGCAACGACTTCTTAAACTGAAGGAGCAAAGTCACATAGTCGTATCTTCTACACCTCTTGTAGCAGATTCTTCAACAGCTGAAGACAATAAGCAAAATGGAAACACAGATTCTGAGCATTACAGTGATAATGAGGAAG AGTCCAAGATAGACCAGAAACTTGAGAAGAGAGAACCACTAAAGGGCAGGCCAAAGGCTCAAGTAACACTCCGCAACAGAAGAGTTGAGCAAAATGAG AACATTTCTGAAAATGTGATTACTGAGGAAACTTGGACAACTGGATCTACAAAAAGTGGACGTCTGCAGGCTGTTTTTAAAGAGTCTACAAAAGTAACACGAAGAACACCGAGGAAAAAG GTGGTAACTGAAGAGCAAGTGCCTTTTGATGATGCAGATATTTCAGAGGCTGCTTCTGTAACTGAAACTATAAAGTCTTCAACCAACCAAACTCta gCATATGCAGAATATGAGCATTTTGAATCCAGAAAGGTTGCCAATCAGGTGACTGAAAGTTTCAAGTACGCAGATCCATTGCCGGCACTTAGTGACTTCTCAGACTTGTCAAGGACCCCAAAGAAAAATCTAGTCGGTGAAAAA CATTTGAACTTGTTACAGCAAGCCGAAGCAGGTTCTCCTCATAAAAGGGTCATTGATGTTGATAATATTGGTTATACAAAATCCAGTGATCTTCTGAACACCGCCTTGATAGAG GAAACTAAGGACATCATTGAAGACTCTGTGGTGGCATCAAAAAAGACAAGACAATTGAAAATAACACAGTTTGTAACTCCCAATAAAATACAGG TTGTAGAAAAAACTtttactgaagaaagaagaactGAAAGGGATATCCTTAAGGAAATGTTCCCACACCAAGCTTCAACTCCAACAGGAatcag TGCAAGCTGTCGCAGACCAATTAAAGGAGCTGCTGGGCGACCCTTAAACCCCAAAGATTTCATAATGGAGGAAAGTTTTTCGTCGAAGTATGTCCCCAAGTACACATCAGTCGTTGAATTGAAGTCAGAGAAAGTAAAAACTGGAAGATCCATACCTATGTGGATAAAGTTTCTGCTGTTTGTTATTGTGGCTGTCTTTTCCTTTTTGGTTTATCAAGCTATGGAAACGAATGAAGGGAATTATTTTTCTAAATATCTCCTGAGCACCCAAGAATCGCAGAACATTAAAAACTGA
- the TMPO gene encoding thymopoietin isoform X5: MSEFLEDPSVLTKEKLKSELVANNVSLPAGEQRKDVYVQLYLQHLTYRNRGPPDFSSDEEREATPARRGRPGRKATKKTDKPIAEEKDDLDVTELTNNALKDELIKYGLKPGPILENTRKVYEQRLLKLKEQSHIVVSSTPLVADSSTAEDNKQNGNTDSEHYSDNEEESKIDQKLEKREPLKGRPKAQVTLRNRRVEQNENISENVITEETWTTGSTKSGRLQAVFKESTKVTRRTPRKKVVTEEQVPFDDADISEAASVTETIKSSTNQTLAYAEYEHFESRKVANQVTESFKYADPLPALSDFSDLSRTPKKNLVGEKFVEKTFTEERRTERDILKEMFPHQASTPTGISASCRRPIKGAAGRPLNPKDFIMEESFSSKYVPKYTSVVELKSEKVKTGRSIPMWIKFLLFVIVAVFSFLVYQAMETNEGNYFSKYLLSTQESQNIKN, from the exons ATGTCGGAGTTTCTGGAAGACCCGTCGGTCCTGACCAAAGAGAAGCTGAAGAGCGAGCTGGTGGCTAACAACGTGAGCCTGCCGGCCGGGGAGCAGCGCAAGGACGTGTATGTGCAGCTCTACCTCCAGCACCTAACCTACAGGAACCGGGGCCCTCCGGACTTCTCCAGCGACGAGGAAAGGGAGGCCACCCCTGCACGCCGGGGCCGCCCAGGACGG AAAGCAACAAAGAAAACGGACAAGCCCATAGCAGAAGAGAAAGATGATCTAGATGTAACAGAGCTCACTAACAATGCTCTCAAAGATGAACTCATTAAATATGGACTGAAACCTGGTCCTATCTTAG aAAATACAAGGAAGGTTTATGAGCAACGACTTCTTAAACTGAAGGAGCAAAGTCACATAGTCGTATCTTCTACACCTCTTGTAGCAGATTCTTCAACAGCTGAAGACAATAAGCAAAATGGAAACACAGATTCTGAGCATTACAGTGATAATGAGGAAG AGTCCAAGATAGACCAGAAACTTGAGAAGAGAGAACCACTAAAGGGCAGGCCAAAGGCTCAAGTAACACTCCGCAACAGAAGAGTTGAGCAAAATGAG AACATTTCTGAAAATGTGATTACTGAGGAAACTTGGACAACTGGATCTACAAAAAGTGGACGTCTGCAGGCTGTTTTTAAAGAGTCTACAAAAGTAACACGAAGAACACCGAGGAAAAAG GTGGTAACTGAAGAGCAAGTGCCTTTTGATGATGCAGATATTTCAGAGGCTGCTTCTGTAACTGAAACTATAAAGTCTTCAACCAACCAAACTCta gCATATGCAGAATATGAGCATTTTGAATCCAGAAAGGTTGCCAATCAGGTGACTGAAAGTTTCAAGTACGCAGATCCATTGCCGGCACTTAGTGACTTCTCAGACTTGTCAAGGACCCCAAAGAAAAATCTAGTCGGTGAAAAA TTTGTAGAAAAAACTtttactgaagaaagaagaactGAAAGGGATATCCTTAAGGAAATGTTCCCACACCAAGCTTCAACTCCAACAGGAatcag TGCAAGCTGTCGCAGACCAATTAAAGGAGCTGCTGGGCGACCCTTAAACCCCAAAGATTTCATAATGGAGGAAAGTTTTTCGTCGAAGTATGTCCCCAAGTACACATCAGTCGTTGAATTGAAGTCAGAGAAAGTAAAAACTGGAAGATCCATACCTATGTGGATAAAGTTTCTGCTGTTTGTTATTGTGGCTGTCTTTTCCTTTTTGGTTTATCAAGCTATGGAAACGAATGAAGGGAATTATTTTTCTAAATATCTCCTGAGCACCCAAGAATCGCAGAACATTAAAAACTGA